The Anomalospiza imberbis isolate Cuckoo-Finch-1a 21T00152 chromosome Z, ASM3175350v1, whole genome shotgun sequence genomic interval GATGTTGTGGTTTATCAAGATTTCTATAGTACAAACCATAGGACCAAACCAGTGTGACATTTATGGATCAGGGAACTCTTCCtggtagggaaaaaaaccttaatcacaaaaaacaaaatcaggGATAGTTTACAGACAAGGTAGTTGGCTAGCAcctggttttggtgttttggttGCTTACAGTTCTTCAACCTAAGAAAGTGAttcaggttttttgtttgttttgttttgcttgttttgtttgtggttttcgGTTGCATTTGGTTGGTTGGttagttggttggttggttgttttgaggtatttgttgggttttttaggggtttttgtttagtttttttgggGAGTGCAAGGGTACCACTGGTTTTATTGTTATTGGTTTTCTAACAGAGTATTTTTTCTACCACTGATTAGGCTGTCCTGGGAGAATGGTTTATCAAAGAGCCTCAAAAAAGCAAATGACATATCCAACATGATAACCAAATGTGAGGGCAAGTTTCAAggtaaatttgaaaaaaaaaatgttttaagtttCACCTGTAAAACTTACAATTTCAGTAAGAGTAATAGTGCACACAGAGAGCTCATTACAAATACAGTTGGACAAATAGCCATAAAATTGCCAGAAGGGTGTCTATGCAGTGTTTTGTAGTGCTGATGTCCATTTCCCTTGAAATAATACATAAAGAACAGCTGggtaagaaagagaaaataaacttcCAAAATACTGTCAATACCCTGACAAAGAGACAAATTAAATTATAGTTAATGTTTTTATACTTCTACTTGAAAGAAGTGCAAAACCAGGATGTTTTCCTGTCCTGtttattttgcatatttattttgatCCAGAAAAGGAATGCTAGAGTTGtctattttcccatttcccagagAAGGAGACCCAGCTAAGGGAAGAACAGAACCTTCTAATCCAAATGTAACTACTTAAAAGGTGTCAATTAGAAGAAAACATATATGGGACAAACtgccaatatttttttcctccccaggaAAAATTAGGCTACTGTATTTGATCGATACTAAGTTGATTACACATTATGTGTACTAATGAATATCTTCTTGAATCTCTCAATGtctctctttcctctttttgaTTGTAGAAAATGGTATTGTTGCAGTGCTTGCAAGGTCTTTCTACCTGCCAAGAGATTTATATTTATTTGGCATTTTGTCTCTGTTCATACACATAATTAATaaccctgcagcacagaaaggTGTGACACCTCCCTAAAGGGTTGTTTTAAGGTCATGGTTGTACAATTTACCTCTCCAATATTAACTTTGAAACAGGAAGATGTCACTTCCAACTGTGTAGCAGCTTCTTTAAAGCTACCATCAACTGGACAGTGAAATTGTCCTTCAGACAGTAAACGCATATtcagaacaaaaggaaaactcTATCTGAGATTCCAGCTCCAAGGCAAGCAGTTTCCATCTAAAATATCTCATTTTTTGCTAATGGACAGGGTTTCCTTTCTTGGTCAAGAAAATGAACATTTATGAAGTTgcaaaagggagaaggaaacaTTTATGAATTTGTTGAAGGGGAGTCTTCCCTAATGGCACAGTGTGGGGTTTTCTGatctgcaggaaaaaatatgaaGGACTCCTTAATTTGTCATTCATATATATTTGAGAGTGCTACTTAATGAGGTTGGTAGGAAATGCCACCCTTTTCTGAAAGCAGTGTGAAGGAAAATTTTGGTTATCTTATTTACCACATAGCCTTGAAATAACAAGTTAAACAAATAAGTAGAAAGCTTATCTTTCTTTAGATATAATgtccattatttttctttgctaaaatATAGTGCCCCACCTAAATCTTTCACACAATTCCAGTACACgtgaactgattttttttttttttaccttatgGATATATCACTGGCATCAAAGCCTTGTCAGAATccttttttgttattgtttgtCCTGTAGCTGAGAATCAGGATCAATACACTGTCTCTGTGAAACTGATTCTACAATGCTGCTCTTTAGTGCTGCTGCTGTAAAGATCAGCTTGCAGTCTTTTCAAGGCTTAACTATACTGCTCACAGGTTGGAGGTTTCCATCATACAGTGATCCACATACCAGGATATATGGATTAAACTATTCCACTTGTTTCCTTTTATATAATGTGGAGTCCTGAATTATCTTTATTTTCGCACTTGTATGGCATCTGGTGCTTGAACGGAAAACTCATTagtaaagaggaaaaaataaataaataaataaaactaaggcaaaccaaccaaccaactaaaaaaccaaacacaaacacaaggAAATTGCCCAATCATGTTTAAATGCTCAATTATTTAACCAGAAGCAACACTTTCTATCAAGAAGCTCTTTATTGTGAGTGAATCTTCACTAATTTCTGCATATCTAAACACAGAAGCAGTAGCAAAGTGTAATTGATGATGAAGAATTTGGCACTAGGCCACTACAGTTTTAGGAACATATCAAACGTTCCTGTTTTAGGAACATATCAAATGTTATCTCCCCGGGCGGCCCGATACGGCCCGACATCGCACTTCACCCGTGCGCACATGCGGGGCGTTTAGAAAGGGCGCTTTTAGGGACGGGTCCGGCGGCGGGGCGTGCCGCGGAGCGGAAGAAGGCCGGCCGGAGGCGGCGGGCAGCGGCCTGGCGGCGGGGGCAGCTGTCCGTGGTGCTGCCGGCACCGCCCTCCCCCGAGCGCTccgccccggcccgcccggTCCCGCCGGGAGGCGGGCGCTGAAACCCTGCACTGGCGCATACCTTGCTTATTGCCAGAGGCCTTTGTCGGCTTGTAACTTTTTTAAGGggcacaaaaaaagaaaggaaaaaaaaaaaaaaccaaaacaaaacaaaaaaaaaaggcgctTTAGGCGGTGGAGTGGAGACGTCGCAGCCGCGATTCGTGTCTATAGGCTGTGGGCACTGCTGAGCCCGCTGTCTCTTACTAAGTGTCCCTGCCAACTAAAAAAGCAGAGAAGGGAGCTCGCAGCTCACCCGAGGGAAGGCAAGGAGGGGCGGCCACCTCTGCCTCCTGCGCCTCGGGTGCCGATGGGAGTCCCGAGAGGGCGAGGAGGCAGCGCCGGGGGGACGTGGCCCTGGTGACATTAGGCCCGCGGTCCTGGTGCCACACTCCTTATGTCCCGCTCTCGTTAAAGTTTTTTGCTACTTTTgctcctccccttcctctgcccctgctcccctcgTGGCGGTCAGGGACTGGTTTACACGCTGCTGCCCTCAAGAGAGACACCCGGAGAATAAAATAATAGGCGAACAtaaaagatggagagagagcccgccccgccgcccgccggggAGCCCGGCCCTCTCTGTCGTCCAAGAGCTGCGCAGGTCGCTCCGCCCCGTCAGGGTGAGGCCAGCGGTGGCACCGAGAGGGGCCGGGCGGCACAAGCCGGGTGGGAAAACGAGAGCCGGGAGCCTCCGCCGCGTCCTCGCAGGTGGAGGCGGCCTCGGCGACAGCACCGCGAGGGAACCTCtgggccggggccgccgggggcGTGGGCCTGGCGTTGCCATGGGCAAGACGCTCCCCGGGGGCCGGGATCGCCGCCAGCCTCGGGCAGCGCGGGGCGGCCGAGCGGCGGCTGCGGCGCCGTGCGGGGCGCGGCGGGCCGGGACATggcgcggcgggcgggaggCGCGGTTGCGGATGAACTGGCCAacgccgccgcccgcggggcctcagggagctgctggaccgAGCGGCCGACCCCAGCGCCGCCAACTCCTACGGCAGGACCCCCATCCAGGTAGGGAGGCGgacagctggcagctgggcgAGGGCGGCGGCAGCCCCGGGGCAGCAGCGGACCCTCCGGTACCCTGGAAGCGGCCGCCCCCCGTCACTGTGCTCGGCTGCTGTCGAGGCGGCGTGGCACAGGGGTTCTTCTCGTCTCTCTGGGAATGAGAAAGTCTTCTCCGGTGGCGGCCGCAACAGGGAGATTTTAGTCTTAGCAACCCTTTACTTTATTTGGACCAACTGAGATAGGATGACTCAAATCCGAGAACTTAAATGCTCATCTCGCAATAAACGTGCAATAAAATGTATCAAGTCACCTTTGCAGAAATAATCTCCCTTTCGTTATACCTCGTCTTCTGCTTTATATGGCTTTATATGGCCTctcccatgaaaaaaaaaaaaaaggatattcGGTGGCTCTCACGAACAAAAATACCCAGTCGCGATAGCCTTGCCCAGCTGACGCTGCAGGTAGACAATGAGCAATCCCTGTGGGGCTCAGTCTGCCCACATTTTACACTCGCCTGAACGTGTGTGTAGACGTAGCACCCGGAGGTGTAGAAGAGGTTACCTTTATAAAGCCTGAGTTAGTTTTCGAGGTAATTCTAGCCagctttttcttaaaatttcaaaataaaacgAAACTGGAATAATCTGAGAAGCTATATTTAAATTTTGCTGCCAGCGCTTGTGAAACACTCAAAATGTCGGTGGAGCATTTCACTCGAAACGGGTATTTGTTGTCGTCCTGCAGTGCTttagctttttttgtttgtggtttttttttttttttttccccagtcttCGCGGCAGGGACTTATCCCCTGTGCTGAACGCACTGCTGGGTGCGCTAGGGGAAGCTCAGCTAAGAAAACGGTGAGGCCGATGCAGAGGGCTGCCGGACACGTTGGTGCTGCCCTGCACACGCGGCTGAGGCAAAAGGTTCTTTCCCTCCTGACGGTGAGGGAAGCGCAGGTGCGGCGCTTGCAGACACGGTGGGTTCCGTGCATTACACGTCTCCCCTTGCCAAGGACCCTCTGGAGAAGTGTCACGGATGCGAGCAGAACGACGGCGATCTCCGCGAGCCGCTGCGCCGGCACGTTTCCACGGGCACCGGTGCAAAGCGACTTGGGACTTGACCTGGGTTTCTATGGGAGTGCGTCGGGAGAAGGGCGAGCCCCTTCCTGCGGTTCGTCTGCTCCGAGCCGACCGACTTCCCGCTCCTGTCGCGGAGCAGCCCCAGTGTGCATCCACACCCCCCGACCCCGACAGGCACCTCTCTGCCTCACCTGTTCTCTCCTGTCCCCTAGCGTGGGTACAGGAGAGTTTACCCATACGGCACAACTCCCCCAACGGGTACATGTTCTCCCACCGTTCGTGGCACGTCCAGAGTCAATCTCTATACCTCACCGGCggattttcttctcctttccgTTGTGGATCTCCGTTCCCTCCGGGCCGAGCGAGAAAGCCTGAGCTCTGCGGTGGGCGCTGACGCTGTCTCTCCCCGCAGGTGATGATGCTGGGCAGCCCGAGGGTGGCCGAGCTGCTGCTGCGGCACGGAGCCGACCCCAACCGCCCCGACCCGCGCACCGGCTGCCTCCCGGCGCACGATGCGGCCCGCGCCGGCTTTCTGGGGACGCTAGCGGCGCTGCACCGGGCCGGGGCGCGCCTCGACCTCCCCGACGGCCGCGGCCGCCTGCCCCTCGACGTGGCGGCGGGGGGCCCGCACGGAGCGGTGGGGCGGTACCTGCGCGACCCTCCGCCCTGTGCCTAACCTCACCCCGGGCCATCCCCTCCCCAGACTTATTGCCCGCTCCCAACTCGGGAGACACCAAGTGGAACAGTACTCATGAGATGTTGTGAATAACCTCGGATGGCGTTTCCCTGCTGGATGCACCAAGGACAATATTCTTTGCTCATGACCGTATATTATCCTGCACTGGAAATGCTATGGCCTTCCACAGGCCCCCTTTTTCACACAAGAGACCAAACACTGAAGACAAATATGAAGTaggaaatatgaaatatgaagtAAGAAAATACTAAatgtgaaaatattaaatagcaAATATTGAATATTAAATATGAAGGAAAATCCCCGCACAGAGATATGGTACTATAAACCCTTCCTCTGTTTTGATGGCGCCGTGTCTGGACTTTCTGCTCCCGGTGGCTCCCCATTCACACTTGCTAGCCCTCCATCTGAAGAAGATGGGAGAGGTTTCAGGGTCTCCGTGTCCCAGCGGCTCCCTGTTTGATTTTGGTTAAAGCGATCGGAAGGGGTGCTGAAACCAATCTGCCTTTCTCTGGCAAAACCGGCTGGACAGCAGGATCAGTGCTTCCTGGTGTGATTGCAGCTTTGGTAAATACCTTATTAAAAACACGTAGGATGCTGTGCATGTCTGTACACGTATTCCCAGCACATCCGTAGCTTTCCTTGAGTAGGCTGCAACTATAAGACCTGAAAGGATAAAATAAAGAGACATTTGTATCTCTGCAAGCCTGATATGATCCTCAGTTGAAGTAGTCATTGTTTTAACAATTTACAAGTGACCTCTTCTGAGTTATACTACTTCTAAAAAATCATGTGATTGTGAAACCAAGGCAGCCATAAAcgaaaaattaaaaattatacatCTGAGCTCCAGTGCTTCCCAAGATGCTCGGAGGTGACCCATTTGGtgaagaaacaagaaaacctttgaaatagctctgctgctggtgggggaaCGAGGAGGGGGGCTATCTATTAATTATATGACAGCTGATACATGTTTCACTAGCTGCTTTGGCGCAGAGGAGTTGGATGTGAGCACCCCAGGAAAAAGATACAGCGGCAGACCAGGCTCTGCCAAGGTGGAAGGAGGAAGCAGGGAGACACGGTCTCACTGCAGCGAGTCCCCAAGCCCCCAGAGAGGTGTGCTTGAGGGAGCACACAGACAGCAGCAAGCCGGGCGGTGAGGCAGGGACGGTGCTCCCAGCTGGTGCAAGACAAGTGGAAGACCCTGCCTCACTCCCTGGAACCCATGTGGGGTTGTGCTCACATGTCCTGCACCTTAGAGGCTGAGAAAGGAAAGCCAGGCGAAGCAGTGACAGAGTTCAGGTCTCGTATTCCAGCGCTAATGCTGGGCACTTTGCAGAGCTACCTGTAGAAAAGGTGAAAAAGATTTATCTTGGTTTTGCATTCCGACTGAGTATCCAATCCCTAGGTATCTCATatagaaacatgaaaaataatgtaTATGCCTTTTTTGTAACGTGCTGGAATTTGTTATTTATTATAATGTAATTTCATACAATGCCTGCTGTATAATTATTTAGTATCTGTTGTCAtgctataaaatattttgttatgtCACTAATGTATATAATGCATCTATGTGATatctatataaaatatatatgataCAGATATAgaaaacatatatataaaacattatGATTATGCATCAACGTGATATATTcgattaataattattttataggTATTATGCTTAGTTGTTTAATTACCTTATTGGTTTAATTGTAACGAAATCATATGTATCTAAAACACATACAAAGCATTTATGTTATCTGTAGTCTATATTCACACTTTTTCACTACAAGAATGCctaaaacatatattttataCTTATctataaatagaaaacatgtaaCATTATAAAAAACATATAATATGTGATTATAACACCTTATTAATTTGCACTGCACTCTGCCCTAGAACATGGCATAGCTGAACCAAGGACAACACTGGGGATGTAGCAGTTAAGTGCCTGCATCCTGTGCCTCTAGGAACCAGAATGGAGCTGCGACCAGATATGGAGATGGGGGAAAGCTAAAGCCTGACCACACTCCCTGCAGAACAGTAAGGTTCTATTAAACTGCACTTCCATCCTCAATTGGACCAGTATTCCTGTTTTAAATCGTCATTTTCACCAATAACCAGATTTGATTTCAACTTTGTAGCATTTCCATTAAGGCACATGAAACTATAGCAACAAAAATAGTAATATTATATTACTACTGTTACTATCCACGAAGTTGGCGGggagaaaacacaaaattgCTACGCTGACCACACCAAATAAGCAGAGCATGCCCTCAAAACCCAGCAAGGCTAAATACCTAATTGCTATAAATCTGCCTCACAGACTAAGTCTGGAGCCCCTTCCCATGACAGGACCATGGTGGGGACTACTCACTCCGTGGAAGGATGAGGATCACCGGCGAGATCCCACTTGACTGAGGGAGCTTCCACAGGCACcttttcttctggcagcagcagcagctccagggcttgGAGTCCTCCTTGAAAAGAATACTAACAGTTAacaacaaacagcagcagcaatacACTTTACCAAGAAAGCCCTAAAAGCATTATGTTTAAGGCGGCAAGTTAGTcgcaatttttatttttaatattgccACTGTAACTGAATATATGTGCGAGCACACGTATGCTCTTCTGCAGTAGGATTTACGCCCTGTGCACGACGAGCCCCGGATCGGCCATGCATTCAGCGTTGGTGGGTAATCGGTTTCTATTGCCAAAGCTGTTGGTCCATCCTCTCACCACTGCTCCGACACCTGCATACCACAGCTAGGTAGGTATTCATTTCTCTGAATTTTGCCTTGACGGTCGGGAAGCAGTAGTCATGGCAGGGGAgtagaggaggaaaaaaataacggggggaagggaaaaaaaaacttctctcGAAAGGTGCTTTCATTTCGAAATGGCTGATTTTGCTCATCCAGTTTCCCAGGCTTGAAATCGGACTTGAAAAGAAACCATTGCAGGCTTTTCCTTATCAGCTTTGTTAGGTTTACTCCGCGCTTTCTGTTGACATTTCGACTTTTTGTCCGTCCGAGAGAAGGAGGTGTTTGTTGTGGGGGGGTGTTGCACATGCTTATGTCCACCATCGCTCCCAGCGACTGCCACTCTGCGTCCCCACCCGGCGCTTTTTCCGCTGCTGCCCGCAGTCCCGGAGCTGCCCCGATCCCTCTCCCAGCCGCCTCTAGCCGCGACTATCCGAGCCGGGCCCCGCCACgcccggggagggggaagaTGCGCCAGCAGAAATGACGCTCTCCCGGTCCATTGCTGTTCTCACGCCTCGCACGGAGGTACACCGCACTCGGGAGGGGGGCAGCGCAAGCAGAAGAATTCTTGGGGTGGGGAGTGGGACAGGGAGGTAGCAGTAGCCCCCTCCACCGCCCAGGGACGCTCTGCCCGGCGGCAGAGCTGCCTCAGCACCGGCTGTCGCGGGTCTCGGCAGCTCACCGGTGCTTCCTGGAGCCGCATGGGCAGGGGAGCGCCAGCAGGTGGGCAGGGGCTTCTGACCGACCCTCCGCTGCTTCCCCGTCCCGCTCCAAAACCTCGCCCTTCAAAAGGAAAGCGAAGAGGTCCGACGCCGCGGAGCACGACCGGGGAGAAGGCCCGGGGGCTGGGCGGGGAGCCGTTCATTACCCGTTTCGGTGACCGGCGCGGGGAAAGAgatcctcttttctttcctctccccactcccggcgccccccctcccccgcgTCGCGTTCAAATGGCCATGTGACAAGGAAATAGCTACTCGCCCGGGCCAGCACTGGCCCGCGCTTTCAGAGCGGCAGCGATCCGCTAGCCGGCTCTCACGAGAGCCAGCGCGGCGCTCCGGGCCGCCGCAGGCCCCCTTCCCGTCGGGGTTTTCCCGGGGGGAGTGAGGTCCGGGAGCAACtgaacagcaagaaaaaaacccaaaccaagcGGGAGGCGGTGTGTTTGGAGGGGCAGAGCGGGGGGAGGGCAAGGAGATGTCGTCAAGGCTTTATTTGAAAGCCTCGGAGCGCCCTGCGATTGGCCGGTCCCCACGCCTGTCTGGTGGCGGTGCTCTTCCCCGGCGAtcttccccctccccatcccccgCTGCCAACCTTCCTTCGCCCGCTTTTCGAAGCAGGAGCCATCATCGTGGGAGGAGTTTAGAGCGGGGAGGAGTTTAGGGGAGGGGTAGGGAGCGGAGGGGGTGTGAAGTGAAATGGGGAGTCGAAATTAGTTAAacggaaaagaaaaaaaaaaaaaaaaaaaaaaaaagagaaagaaaatactctCCAATGAATGGAGGGTGAGAGGGCCGATTCACCggtggggcccagctggggaGGTATTTGTAGCGTGACGCGCCCGCGTCCTCCCCGCACCCATGACCCCGCGGATAAGGTGCACCATACACTTTCGGCGCGCCCGCAGCCTGCCCTGGGCCTGGGCGCTGGGCTGGCGCATCCTCCGCCGCGTTTTCGGGGCGCTGGGGCGGCGCTGGCCGCGGCGCCTTGCCCTGCAGCTGGTCCTGCGGCGGAGGCGCCGCGGGAGCCCCCGGCCCAGGTAGGACACCCGGAGCGGGACCGCtcgggggcggcgcgggcggccCGACGGGGCGGAGGGAGCGGGAGACGGCGGCCCAGCGCCGGTGGCAGCGCCGCGGCGACCCCTCCGCGCCGCATGCTCAGACGGCACCGGGAAACACATTAGATTTCTACAGGCGGGGTGTTTCTGTGCaggtatttgtttttttttttcccccttttttttctaaacGCAGTAGAAAATGTCCGGTTCTTGAAAAGTTATTGTAACTTATTTCTGCCTTGCCTCCCACTTTTTGAGAAGTTTTCTGTATAGTTTATTACGAAAATATAAACCCACTACCCCTTCCCATCATTTTCAGACAGTTTCTTGCAAACAAGGAAGATAGTTATTGCTCTGAAGAGAGAAAATGGCCACTGTTTCCCGACCGTGTATTACTTTCCACTCTTGCAAATGACAGTGAAATACAGTGGcctacttttccttcccttgctATTACAAAAACATGGGAAATAAGGGTCAGAACAGCCAAGCAGCGTCAGAAAGTGTAATTAAAATACACTCGTATGAAAGACCTTGAGAGACATCTGAGGCTCGGGCAGTTTTAGAGACCTTTTCCTTACTGCAGAGTGCAAAATCGGATTGTTGCGGCATTGATTATCGCACATAAACACAACAATAATAATTAGACATACAGTGAAGCTAaagtaaatattaattttgctGAGAATGTGAAGATTGTTCTGCAAAATCCTCATAGAAGGTTATTAGAGCATTCCACAACCTCCTCTAATACAGAGCACAGTCTAGAAAGAACAGAGGTGGAAGAGAAGTAGAAATATTTGCCTCaaaattacttcaaaaataGAAACCATTCATTTTATACATGTATAAATAGATGtattaaatttttaaactttcaaGCTATAGGACTCAAGGTGTGGAGATAAAGTAATTCAGAGTTTCCCAGCTCCACTCTCTGTTTAGATTGCTTCTGATGCTATTTGAATAAAAAGTGTGGGGccatacacacagacacacgcAGATATAAAAACTTTCTGcacatatttataaatatataaatcagAAACTATAGACACTTTTCCTTGTTGCCTTCAAATTGCCTCATTCTTTTGCATTTGTAGTAGGCCTCATTTCTTCATTATATACtaaatgggggaaaaagaatTTATAAACTGTGTCCAACCTGAAAAGCATGAATCTCAAATGCAAACATAAGTATGAGGGTGCTAATCACCTCGAAGTAAACTCTCTGTAGCAAGGACAAAAATCCCTCATGGATCCAAAGGGTGGCTATTATTTCTCACTCCATTTCCACACTTGCTGTAAATACTGCtactttttattccctttcccTGAGCTTATAATCGGGCAGAGTAAGTTTTTCTAAAATGCCAGTTAGCTCTAAACTGCAAATCACATCTTGAAGGTCCTGGGATGGAGTGAGACACATGTGTGtgttaaatttaattttaaaaaattaaaccacAAAACGAAACCAAAAAACCCTATGAAAAAAACAGCATCTAGCGATAGTTTTGTAACTGTCTAGGGTAACACAAAATGGAGTTGTGGCTGCCTCATCTGTAGAAGTGTCTGAGACCAGGCAGATGAGGCAGGGTGGTGGGGTGGGATTGGAAGTATTACCTCTGAAGTCCTTTCCAAGCCTAAACAATCTCTGTAAGATATACTCTATGAAGTATTTATTCATTATTACTGCAGTTTCTCTGAGCTATGTTTGAGCTTTTGTGTGTGGTTTGGTTGGCTTTGTTTGTTCAGGATAATTTTTTGATCTTTTGGAAGTTCAATAGAAACCCCCATGACTAAAATGATGAATGACTAAAATTAAGGTGATagattttcctggttttaaccAATATGTGCAATGaggataaatatttttacaaatattcTGACATTTTAAAGAAGAGAAGAATGATAATGTTAAATTTCTGTAAATGGCTATTGCTTCATTTTTAGTGTAACTCAGAATAACTCCCTCACTCCCCTTAGATATAAAACAGGTTACTTCCATGAAACCTCTCCATTGCACCTCCTACCCCAGCCTCTCTGTGCGCTTTTTACCTATTTTTTTACAAGCTAGGAAATCCCAATATCAAGTTCTTTATAATTTGTCTCTTTATAGTATTTAATTAACCGCTGAACCTATTATCCAAATACTTGTTAGATAAAACGtaaatgttttgaatttttttttgttgttgttgaaagGGTAATACTTGCTAAGCCTTAAACAGGGCATAAGATGGCCGCATTTTTAACTGAAAGTTACCTCTTCCGTCTTTTATGCTCTTATCAAAACATCTCAGAACAATTTGCAGGATTACTGTACTGTAGTATTAAAATGGATCTGTTTTCAGTGTCAAAAATCTGTATGGTTGAATAATGATTCTAAAATTAAGTAAGAGCAGAAATGTAGGATAGGGACACTGcttaatatgatttttttccactcCCTCTCTTAActctttactttttttactCCTAACATGattcctttacttttttttttttttttgctttttttttctttttttactgcaaaaatattttaatgaaaatatcttTGCAGTAAGGCTTGCTGGGGGTAAAAGGT includes:
- the LOC137464596 gene encoding LOW QUALITY PROTEIN: cyclin-dependent kinase 4 inhibitor B-like (The sequence of the model RefSeq protein was modified relative to this genomic sequence to represent the inferred CDS: inserted 1 base in 1 codon), yielding MARRAGGAVADELANAAARGXLRELLDRAADPSAANSYGRTPIQVMMLGSPRVAELLLRHGADPNRPDPRTGCLPAHDAARAGFLGTLAALHRAGARLDLPDGRGRLPLDVAAGGPHGAVGRYLRDPPPCA